Below is a genomic region from Culicoides brevitarsis isolate CSIRO-B50_1 chromosome 2, AGI_CSIRO_Cbre_v1, whole genome shotgun sequence.
taaaagttaaagaaaaaaatttaaatcaaatttttacaatttttttagaactttttatttatttttttacaaaatttaataagtaaaattaaaaaaatcaatttaaaatttaaaattttaaaaaaaaaaaaaataaattaaaaataaattaaatttaaaaaaatttaattaaattaaattgaatttaattttaatttattaaaaaaaaatgattgataattaaaaaaatttaattttcctaaaataaatttaaaagtataaaataataataaatatttataaaaattaaatgtttcataaaattacaacttttataaaagaaattaatttaatttttttagaaaattttttaatattgtaatttacctaatttaaaagaacctaatttataaaaaaaattatttaaaaaattttcaaaaaatttaaaaaaatgtttcagaattttttttttaataaatttaaaattaattggaaatttatcacgagattaaaaaataatttgttaaaaaaataaagtaaaataaaaaaaaaattcagaaaaaattcttcaaaaatttaaaatttattcgattaaaaaaattaaatattttcttcaaaataaaaaaataattaaataaaaatttgaaatttttctaaaaattaaaataaattcatttaaaattaaaaatttgacaaaaatattaaaaaattaaaatttttttaaaaataatttcattaaaaaatgaaaaacatacCGATTCGAGccataaaattgatcaaaatactCCTCAGGTCCCAAATGATCGGATTTATCCTTAAAATCTGCCAACAACGCATGCATCGCTGTCTTATGACGTTTAATACTTCTCATAACTTGTTccctaaaaaaacaaaaattcttcaaaaaaaaatcttttttttcaagtaaaattgactcacattggataatttttgacttgcAAACACACCGTACTactaaatttctcacaaatttcTTCAAGCGGTGCCGGAGCTAAAGTTTGTTTTCTCGCAAGAGGCctttgttgctgttgctgcttCCCCGTGACTAAAATTctcttattttgaataattttaggtCTCACAACTCGCACCAATTGCTCCGGTTGaggcaaattttcaaaatctgtTGAATTTTCGCTCGAATTTGGATCCATCGTTGTCGTTCCAACAGCTTCAAACGTCAAATCTTCAATTTCATCCATCGTCATGTTCGTTTCCGGCAACAAAAATGACACGAAACCCCCATCGGATGCCATCGCGGTTTGATCTTGATGCTGTTTCGTCGCGTTAAACGAAGTCATGTTCATTTTTCGCTCGTGATACGTCATTTGGAGCTTTTTCTGGATGTGATCTTCGGCTTCGGAGGTCATTTTAAGAGGCAAGGCTTGCGGAAACATCTCTTTTTCGCGTTTATTTCGATCGTGCGAGACATTTTTGACGATCGCTTCGAGATCTTTGTCATCCAAATGCATTCGATCGTCCTTCAAATTGGCAACAACGAATTTTGTGATGTCCGTGACGGTGGCTTGAGTCTCTTCTTCGTCATTTGGAGCAACGGGAACATCTTTTTTGGTCGAATCAACTCTCCGATGGAACCCTTCAGGACGAGGAAGCGTGAAAAAACTCCTTCTCAAAAGTTGCATCTGGCTCGGTTGTTCGAATTCTTGGATTTTCTTCCGTTGCTGCGACAGATACGCACTTTCCGCTGCCATTTTGATCAAATTCGCGATATCCAAGACAAGAGGCAAGATCAAGTCTTCACGATTCCCGAAAAGTTGCTTAAcctgaaagaagaaaaaaaaatttttttcaattgaaatttctttagaaatcGGCAAAAATCGACTTTTTTGCATATCAACAGAGGAAATCAAGAAGAAATGAAGTAAAGTGACATCTTAACCGGTTTTTAATTCACTTCAAGTAGTTTGCTCttactttttatataaaacgcAAATAATAAGGTttctttaatgtttttaattcgAAACCACTTCAGATACGGCgttctatttaaattaaactttttttttcgatgaaacttttacttgttaactttttttgcgttttaattaatttcacttatttacttaaaaaagttcaagtgTAGGTGAGATAAGTGTcctcaagcaaaaaaaaaacgtgattttagataaaaataaataaaatattgaggaAGTCGTTTGagataatttgatatttataaaGGTCAAGTGCGTGTTGATGCGTGTGAGTTTTGATATTTATCTCtctaatctttaaaaaaaatatttaaaaattaatggaaactTTTTCGGGTTCgtcgttttatttaaatcttttgtttttttatgatttattggcAATTTATTTCgcattttattagtttttatggctaattttttttataaaattaaaatttcttgtgtgattttgtgagaaagttgtccaaaaagaattttaaaaaattaaattaaataaaaaaatttttaaaaaaaaataatttcaaaaaatttaattaaataaaaaattaatttaaaaaattcaattaaaaaaattaaaatttaaatttttaaaaacttttattttttaaatttaattaaaaaaatatattaaatcttTTAGGAATTATTGAactgaaaattgataattttttaaaattttatttttttttaaattttttcaattaaaaattttatattaaaatttagaagaaaatatgttctaatattaatatatttaagagaaatataatttaacaaaataaattaaaaatttttaattaaaaaaaatttttaattaaaaaaaaaatttaaaaaattttaaattgaattaatttaaattaaaattaaaaaaaattaaaataattttaaaaaatttaaataaaaaaatattatttaaaaaatttaattaaaatttcaaattaattaaaaattttaattttttaaaatataaaattttcttaattttttttttcgcgatgaaattcatttttgtgacaaatcgataattttttttggcttatttatacagaaattttaatatttgaaatttttttttttagaaaaaaaaatttttttttaaatttaaaaaaaaatccaatcatatttttgccttatgaaaaattactcgTCAATATTGgtcaattttttcgcaaagcatcaaaattttagaaaattaaaaattttttatattgtgtaaaaattgaatagatttttgaaaaaataatttttcaaaaaaaaaaaaatctacaattaAACATCggaaattcagaatttttcttaaaaaaattgatatttttgtgataatttaataattaaaaaaaattttgcattaaaaatttaaaaatttttaatttttttaatcatttaaatttattttccataagattttaatttttttaaatttattttaaaaatttctcaaaaattatgtttcttaaaaaaaataaataaaaaattaattttaaaaattacttaattttttttttaacgatatttgaacttaaaaaagcTTCATTcttgaaatatattaaaaaaaattgtcaaattttctcacaaaatctcataatttttttttcaatttcagaaTTCTACAAAATCTCACCTGTTCCAACGTAAGTACTCTATTTCCATCAACTTGCGCTTGAATCAACGCCGCCAACGTCAATCTTTGCGCCTTCGTCATCATCCGCAGCACGGGCATCACTTCGACAAACTTTTGCCTGAGTTTCGTATTTGCCAACGCCCGAATCAGCACTTGTCTAATCTTCCGTTCTCGATGTGCAAATGCCGCCGACGTTTGATTTTGCTGCTGCACTGCCATCAGTTGCTCCGCAAATTCATCCCCATCTCCCAAGTAATCGTCTTCTGTGGTAATTCGACTGTTGCTGCCTCCATCGTCGAATTCAAAATCCGGcaattcgtcgtcgttgtcgtcgtacTGAGATGCAAATATCGCCGTCGTCgcgaatgaaatgaaaatcacAAACAGCAGATTCGATTTCATTGTTCGCCGTCTTTTTGCTTAATGTCGCgttacgttaaaaaaaattgataagcgCAACGAGTCAATGTACGAAGAAAATGATCGCAActcgtttgttttgtttgtttgttttttcgctTAAACGTGTGAAAGTAAATGAAATAACAGCTATAATGTAAGCGATTGTTGTCATGTAGCACAGAGCGCTGTCTTGCTGACCGTGTACCGTGTTTACTGGTTTATTGCGCGTTTCGTCACACCGATTGCTTTCTTCTTCGCTTGCTTCTCTCAGCTTCGTATTTAGTTGATCGAAGTGTTGATTATCGttctgttttcttttttttatttattaattttgtattttatgccagatttgctcttttttattattctttttttacgaaaaatcacAAAGAAACGCTAAATTCAAATGCATTGACCCAAATATTCACGatgatttatcatttttcaacggTTTTTCGgttctttctctctttctcacAATTTATCTAGGTTtcaattttgctatttttgatcaattttatgaatatttattaatttcttttgatatttttgtgggTTTTATTGCGTTTTAaggcattttttgatgaattttgtgagaattttttgagaaattttcttccCGGATGccaattttttcacttcttgagttttaatttatttttattttttaattttttttattgaatgtcaaaatttttaattttaattaaattttttatttatttttttaatttttattttaatttctcgtCCCGGATGCcaagttttgataaaatttcctcCCGGATgccaatttttcttattaattttttttaataattttttttataaatttaaaaaaaatttctcttcaatttaatttttttttccttttttcaggtaatttcttttatttttactttttaagttaattttttaaagtttttttttatttgtttaaaatatttttaattttaaatttttctttgatttttttacttttttaattatttttttttaatttttaaatattaattaaaattaattatttcttttttttcatcaaatttattttttaaaaaattattttttttttaaatttttaactttttaaatattttttcttaaaaatttcctttcaattgtcaatttttcgatttttaattttttttctttaaaaacttttaattttttttttta
It encodes:
- the LOC134829061 gene encoding neurotrophin 1, which translates into the protein MKSNLLFVIFISFATTAIFASQYDDNDDELPDFEFDDGGSNSRITTEDDYLGDGDEFAEQLMAVQQQNQTSAAFAHRERKIRQVLIRALANTKLRQKFVEVMPVLRMMTKAQRLTLAALIQAQVDGNRVLTLEQVKQLFGNREDLILPLVLDIANLIKMAAESAYLSQQRKKIQEFEQPSQMQLLRRSFFTLPRPEGFHRRVDSTKKDVPVAPNDEEETQATVTDITKFVVANLKDDRMHLDDKDLEAIVKNVSHDRNKREKEMFPQALPLKMTSEAEDHIQKKLQMTYHERKMNMTSFNATKQHQDQTAMASDGGFVSFLLPETNMTMDEIEDLTFEAVGTTTMDPNSSENSTDFENLPQPEQLVRVVRPKIIQNKRILVTGKQQQQQRPLARKQTLAPAPLEEICEKFSSTVCLQVKNYPMEQVMRSIKRHKTAMHALLADFKDKSDHLGPEEYFDQFYGSNRRQDDGAKGAMCESIIKFARPQKARSATGEWKYIVNTGSHTQTLRLEKCTAPLDSCSYLTDNYRSRCIQVYNYHRLLSWDVSRGLHVDIFKVPTCCSCHIDGYKEIFPPILPDYTKDPYETHFELDDDSHLQSAAPSNIQYSTLKDLETNSADEDDIANQYTDGFKRKMKPLKNNHQLAAKQPIRSAFDHIAVTPSNSIPILDEFLSPPVSSYDPTIQFKNRLPITGRRRPGQPLRKQANDQTSASSDYRTNEVTVLPPSSVVTQNIFRKRVTPSLAATVNTTTNIKLLKAQQDAAKRVNYNYHPIIDFFEQENNKQHQNRQGQVVDRIGNVERNNAWRPVVANNNFNRRGGHGGIIRGI